The following are from one region of the Corylus avellana chromosome ca1, CavTom2PMs-1.0 genome:
- the LOC132162589 gene encoding receptor protein kinase-like protein ZAR1, protein MFPLVLFVILLCNSHGLVGSLSNEGYALLSFKQRVTEDPEGSLSNWNSSDETPCSWNGVTCKEQRVVSVSIPKKKLYGFLPSALGALSQLRHVNLRNNKFFGTLPVELFEAQGLQSLVLYGNSLSGSVPSEIGKLKYLQTLDLSQNFFNGSLPASIIQCKRLKALVLSQNNLTGFLPEGLGTGLISLERLDLSFNKFNGSIPNDLGNLSSLQGTVDFSHNLFSGSIPASLGNLPEKVYIDLTYNNLSGPIPQNGALMNRGPTAFIGNPGLCGPPLKNPCSSETPSASSPSSIPFLPDNYPPENPDDNAGKSEKARGLSKSAIIAIVVSDVIGICLVGLLFSYCYTRVFACGKGKDENGYGYEKGGKGKDCLCFRKDESETLSEHVEQCDLVPLDTQVAFDLDELLKASAFVLGKSGIGIVYKVVLEDGLTLAVRRLGEGGSQRFKEFQTEVEAIGKLRHPNIVALRAFYWSVDEKLLIYDYIPNGNLATALHGKPGMVSFTPLSWSVRLKIMKGTAKGLVYLHEFSPKKYVHGDLKPSNVLLGENMEPQISGFGLGRLANIAGGSPTLQSNRMATEKQQERQQKSATSDVTTISSATNNVGSSYQAPEALKVVKPSQKWDVYSYGVILLEMITGRLPIVQVGDSEMDLVRWIQLCIEEKKPLSDVLDPYLAEDVDKEEQIIAVLKIAMACVHNSPERRPAMRHVYDALDRLAMSTD, encoded by the exons ATGTTTCCCttggttttgtttgttattcTTCTCTGCAACTCTCATGGTCTAGTGGGTTCTTTGAGTAACGAAGGCTATGCCCTCTTGTCATTCAAACAGCGCGTTACAGAAGATCCAGAAGGGTCTCTGAGTAACTGGAACTCTTCTGATGAGACCCCTTGTTCATGGAATGGGGTTACATGCAAAGAACAAAGAGTTGTGTCTGTTAGCATTCCAAAGAAGAAGCTTTATGGGTTTCTTCCTTCTGCTCTTGGAGCTCTCTCTCAGCTCCGCCATGTAAATTTGAGGAACAATAAGTTCTTTGGAACCTTGCCTGTTGAGCTCTTTGAAGCTCAGGGGCTACAAAGTTTGGTCCTTTACGGGAATTCCTTATCCGGGTCCGTGCCAAGTGAGATTGGGAAGCTCAAGTACCTACAAACCTTAGATTTATCCCAGAATTTCTTCAATGGGTCTTTACCCGCTTCAATTATTCAATGCAAGAGACTCAAAGCCCTTGTTCTCAGTCAAAATAATCTCACTGGTTTTCTGCCAGAAGGGCTTGGAACTGGCTTGATCTCTCTAGAAAGACTTGATCTCTCATTCAATAAATTCAATGGTTCAATTCCTAATGACTTGGGAAATTTGTCTAGCTTGCAAGGCACTGTTGATTTCTCTCATAATCTTTTTTCTGGTTCAATCCCAGCTAGCCTTGGAAACCTTCCTGAAAAGGTTTATATCGATCTCACCTATAACAATTTGAGTGGGCCTATACCCCAAAATGGTGCTCTGATGAACAGAGGACCAACAGCTTTTATTGGGAATCCTGGGCTTTGTGGCCCTCCATTGAAGAACCCATGTTCTTCGGAAACTCCGAGTGCGAGTTCACCTTCCTCAATTCCATTTTTGCCAGATAACTATCCGCCTGAGAATCCTGATGATAATGCTGGAAAGAGTGAGAAAGCAAGAGGGTTAAGTAAGAGCGCTATAATTGCAATTGTAGTGAGTGATGTAATTGGCATTTGCCTTGTAGGGTTGCTGTTCTCGTATTGTTATACCAGGGTTTTTGCTTGTGGTAAGGGTAAGGATGAAAATGGTTATGGCTATGAGAAGGGAGGTAAGGGAAAGGACTGTTTGTGCTTTAGAAAGGACGAATCAGAGACTTTATCAGAACATGTTGAGCAGTGTGACCTTGTGCCGTTGGACACACAGGTAGCTTTTGATTTGGATGAGCTTCTTAAGGCATCAGCTTTTGTTCTGGGAAAGAGTGGAATTGGGATTGTCTACAAAGTTGTGCTTGAAGATGGGCTAACCTTAGCTGTGAGGAGATTGGGTGAAGGGGGTTCTCAAAGGTTTAAGGAATTTCAGACAGAAGTAGAAGCAATTGGAAAGCTAAGGCATCCTAATATTGTAGCTCTCAGAGCCTTTTATTGGTCTGTCGATGAGAAGCTGCTCATCTATGATTACATACCTAATGGAAACCTTGCTACTGCACTTCATG GGAAACCTGGAATGGTATCATTTACACCACTGTCTTGGTCTGTTCGGTTGAAAATTATGAAAGGAACTGCAAAAGGCTTGGTCTATTTGCATGAGTTTAGCCCCAAAAAATATGTCCATGGAGACTTAAAGCCGAGTAATGTATTGCTTGGAGAGAACATGGAACCCCAGATTTCTGGTTTTGGACTTGGGCGGCTTGCTAATATTGCTGGAGGGTCCCCAACCCTGCAATCTAATCGAATGGCCACAGAGAAACAACAAGAGAGACAGCAAAAGAGTGCAACCTCGGATGTTACTACAATTAGTTCAGCTACTAATAATGTCGGATCTAGTTATCAAGCTCCTGAGGCACTTAAAGTGGTGAAACCCTCACAGAAGTGGGATGTTTATTCGTATGGGGTGATCTTACTAGAAATGATTACCGGCAGATTGCCTATAGTTCAAGTGGGTGACTCGGAAATGGATCTTGTTCGTTGGATTCAGCTCTGCATTGAAGAAAAGAAGCCACTTTCAGATGTTTTGGATCCATATTTGGCTGAAGATGTAGACAAGGAAGAGCAGATTATCGCAGTTCTCAAGATTGCAATGGCTTGTGTTCATAACAGCCCGGAAAGGAGACCAGCAATGAGGCATGTCTATGATGCTTTAGACAGGCTTGCCATGTCCACTGATTGA
- the LOC132167422 gene encoding auxin-responsive protein IAA32 has product MDSNTSGFLLNSSSLESVYYQAKEQDDAFIDLGLSLRTLPTEAYHPSGHLVSLEGYDDPIDWPQANQNLKSCDSLYQRIIPEDYDEESEGVQSKERWAYVKVNMDGVVVGRKICILDHGGYSSLALQLEDMFGRQSVSGLRLFQAGSEFSLFYMDREQNWRAVGDVPWKEFVECVKRLRIAGKNAALLPGS; this is encoded by the exons ATGGATTCAAACACATCAGGCTTTCTTCTCAACTCTTCATCTCTTGAGTCAGTTTATTACCAAGCTAAGGAGCAGGATGATGCCTTCATTGATCTGGGTCTTAGTCTCAGAACTCTGCCAACCGAAGCTTATCATCCTTCCGGACATC TGGTAAGCCTTGAGGGATATGATGACCCCATTGATTGGCCTCAGGCCAACCAGAACTTGAAAAGTTGTGACAGTTTGTATCAAAGAATTATACCAGAAGATTATGATGAAGAGTCGGAGGGAGTCCAAAGCAAAGAGAGGTGGGCTTATGTGAAGGTTAATATGGATGGGGTGGTTGTTGGCCGGAAAATCTGCATTCTTGATCATGGTGGTTACTCTAGCCTTGCACTTCAGTTAGAAGACATGTTTGGTAG ACAATCGGTATCTGGGTTAAGGTTGTTCCAGGCTGGATCCGAATTCTCACTGTTCTATATGGATAGAGAGCAAAATTGGAGGGCTGTTGGTGATGTGCCATGGAA GGAGTTTGTGGAATGTGTGAAGCGGCTGAGGATTGCAGGAAAGAATGCTGCTCTTCTCCCTGGTTCATGA
- the LOC132167402 gene encoding uncharacterized protein LOC132167402 isoform X4: MSNQGFDTWILEVRGAGLSVQGSKSKEIKQSAYDRSEQMEATLRNATNGTFPVEAQSTIPGALEESETSAVKGEESESVAVEDMMGIATVWDESRLVMQLTETFMRLSERLSGFLSEGQSKIMYAKFFDQMSKLLVDSQLSERFNEIREKLSKLLETRQNSSIASQITDLSQRIVNIIEEGQRSVSPPLFDLQERLASTIEDFQKQLDLIVKYDWDFDHYLEEDVPAAMEYIIEESRPKDGKLLAIGHSMGGILLYATLSRCAFEGRESRLAAIVTLASSLDYTSSKSTLKLLLPLADPAQALNVPVVPLGALLAAAYPLSSRPPYVLSWLNYLISAEDMMHPELLEKLVLNNFCTIPANLLLQLTTAFREGGLRDRIGTFSYKDHMHKINIPVLALAGDRDLICPPEAVEDTVKLIPQHLATYKVFGEPGGPHYAHYDLVGGRSAVEQVYPCIIQFLSRHDST; encoded by the exons GGTGCTGGGTTGAGCGTGCAGGGATCAAAGTCTAAAGAAATTAAGCAGTCTGCCTATGATAGATCTGAGCAGATGGAAGCTACTTTGAGGAATGCAACTAATGGAACTTTTCCTGTGGAAGCGCAGTCAACCATTCCTGGTGCCTTGGAAGAATCTGAGACTTCTGCTGTCAAAGGAGAAGAATCTGAGAGTGTAGCTGTTGAAGATATGATGGGGATAGCAACAGTGTGGGATGAATCAAGACTAGTGATGCAGTTGACAGAAACCTTTATGCGTTTGTCAGAAAGACTCTCTGGTTTTCTAAGTGAAGGTCAGTCCAAGATCATGTATGCTAAATTTTTTGACCAGATGTCGAAGCTTTTGGTGGATTCTCAATTATCTGAACGATTTAATGAGATAAGGGAAAAACTATCAAAGTTGTTGGAAACAAGGCAAAACTCCAGTATTGCTAGCCAAATCACGGATCTGAGTCAAAGAATTGTTAATATCATTGAAGAGGGTCAACGATCTGTTTCACCTCCATTGTTTGACTTGCAAGAGCGTCTCGCTTCAACGATAGAGGATTTTCAGAAACAACTTGACTTGATAGTGAAATATGACTGGGATTTTGATCATTACTTGGAAGAGGATGTTCCAGCTGCG ATGGAATATATAATAGAAGAAAGCAGGCCAAAGGATGGTAAGTTGCTTGCAATTGGACACTCCATGGGTGGTATCTTGCTTTATGCAACTCTGTCACGATGTG CTTTTGAAGGAAGAGAATCCAGATTGGCGGCTATTGTAACTTTAGCATCATCCCTTGACTACACATCTTCAAAATCAACTCTCAAATTGCTCTTACCACTT GCAGATCCTGCACAGGCTCTTAATGTACCTGTTGTTCCTTTAGGGGCGCTACTGGCAGCAGCTTATCCTCTTTCATCCCGACCTCCTTATGTCTTGTCTTGGCTTAATTATCTGATTTCAGCGGAGGACATGATGCATCCAGAGTTGTTAGAAAAGCTCGTCTTGAACAACTTTT GTACTATACCTGCTAACCTTCTCTTGCAGCTAACAACAGCTTTCCGAGAGGGTGGGTTACGTGACAGGATCGGCACCTTTTCCTACAAGGATCATATGCACAAAATCAACATCCCTGTCTTAGCACTAGCTGGTGACCGGGATCTTATATGCCCACCTGAAGCTGTGGAGG ATACTGTTAAGCTGATTCCTCAGCACCTGGCTACCTATAAAGTGTTTGGAGAACCTGGCGGTCCACATTATGCCCACTATGATTTGGTGGGAGGACGATCG GCAGTGGAGCAGGTGTATCCTTGTATAATCCAATTTCTTAGTCGTCATGACTCAACATGA